One stretch of Streptomyces sp. MMBL 11-1 DNA includes these proteins:
- a CDS encoding aldehyde dehydrogenase family protein: MTSPHAFWVAGRQATGADSFDVTNPYDGRLVGTVSVPTDAQVEEAVAAAHAARDAFAATPAHVRAAALDHVVRRLTERTEEIAQLISAENGKPIKWARGEVGRAVSVFRFAAEEARRFNGGEAQRLDTDLGGTGRLGLTRRFPRGAVLGIAPFNFPLNLSAHKVAPAIAVGAPIILKPAPATPISSLILGELLAETDLPAGSWSVLTVPNDRMPALVRDERLPVISFTGSGPVGYAIMESVPRKHCTLELGGNGAAVVLGDYASEADLDWAATRIATFSNYQGGQSCISVQRVIADAAVYDRLVPKIVAAVEALVTGDPADAATDVGPLVSEDAAKRVESWVDEAVQGGAELLTGGKRDGATYAPTVLAGLPDDVKLSCEEVFGPVMSLQKVDGEAEAFAAVNSSKYGLQAGVFTHDLQTAFRAHRALEVGGVIIGDVPSYRADQMPYGGAKQSGVGREGVRYAMDDYTYERVLVLTGLAL, encoded by the coding sequence ATGACTTCGCCCCACGCCTTCTGGGTGGCCGGCCGCCAGGCCACCGGTGCCGACAGCTTCGACGTCACCAACCCGTACGACGGACGCCTCGTCGGCACCGTCAGCGTGCCGACCGACGCCCAGGTCGAGGAGGCCGTCGCCGCCGCCCACGCGGCGCGCGACGCGTTCGCCGCCACCCCGGCACACGTACGGGCCGCCGCGCTCGACCACGTCGTGCGGCGGCTGACGGAGCGCACCGAGGAGATCGCCCAGCTGATCTCGGCGGAGAACGGCAAGCCGATCAAGTGGGCGCGCGGCGAGGTCGGCCGGGCCGTGTCCGTGTTCCGGTTCGCCGCCGAGGAGGCCCGCCGCTTCAACGGCGGCGAGGCCCAGCGGCTCGACACCGACCTCGGCGGCACCGGCCGCCTCGGCCTGACCCGGCGCTTCCCGCGCGGCGCCGTCCTCGGTATCGCGCCCTTCAACTTCCCGCTGAACCTCAGCGCCCACAAGGTCGCCCCGGCCATCGCCGTCGGCGCCCCGATCATCCTCAAGCCGGCCCCCGCCACCCCGATCTCCTCGCTGATCCTGGGCGAGCTGCTCGCCGAGACGGACCTCCCGGCCGGCTCCTGGTCCGTCCTGACGGTCCCGAACGACAGGATGCCCGCCCTCGTCCGGGACGAGCGGCTGCCGGTCATCTCCTTCACCGGCTCCGGCCCGGTCGGCTACGCGATCATGGAGTCGGTGCCCCGCAAGCACTGCACCCTGGAGCTCGGCGGCAACGGCGCGGCGGTCGTCCTCGGCGACTACGCGTCGGAGGCGGACCTCGACTGGGCCGCCACCCGGATCGCCACCTTCTCCAACTACCAGGGCGGCCAGTCCTGCATCTCCGTGCAGCGCGTCATCGCCGACGCCGCCGTCTACGACCGGCTCGTCCCCAAGATCGTCGCCGCCGTCGAGGCCCTGGTCACCGGTGACCCGGCGGACGCCGCCACCGATGTCGGCCCCCTCGTCAGCGAGGACGCCGCGAAGCGCGTCGAGTCCTGGGTCGACGAGGCCGTCCAGGGCGGCGCCGAGCTGCTCACCGGCGGCAAGCGCGACGGGGCCACCTACGCCCCGACCGTCCTCGCCGGCCTCCCCGACGACGTGAAGCTCTCCTGTGAAGAGGTCTTCGGCCCGGTCATGTCCCTCCAGAAGGTGGACGGCGAGGCCGAGGCGTTCGCCGCCGTCAACTCCTCCAAGTACGGCCTCCAGGCAGGCGTCTTCACCCACGACCTCCAGACCGCCTTCCGCGCCCACCGCGCCCTGGAGGTCGGCGGCGTGATCATCGGCGACGTCCCCTCGTACCGCGCCGACCAGATGCCGTACGGCGGCGCCAAGCAGTCCGGCGTCGGCCGCGAGGGCGTGCGCTACGCCATGGACGACTACACCTACGAGCGCGTCCTGGTCCTCACCGGCCTCGCCCTGTAA
- a CDS encoding acyl-CoA dehydrogenase family protein codes for MSAPHNTPRAPGAPKVTEREARRVAEAAREQDWRKPSFAKELFLGRFRLDLIHPHPLPPPDDIRRGEEFLARLRTFCETHVDSARIEREAKIPDEVIAGLKELGALGMKIETRYGGLGLTQVYYNKALALAGSASPAIGALLSAHQSIGVPQPLKIFGTQEQKDVYLPRLATTDISAFLLTEPDVGSDPARLATSAVPDGPDYVLDGVKLWTTNGVVADLLVVMARVPASEGHPGGITAFVVEADAPGVTVEHRNAFMGLRGIENGVTRFHQVRVPGACRIGPEGAGLKIALTTLNTGRLSLPAMCVGVGKWSLKIAREWSAVREQWGRPVARHEAVGAKVSFIAATTFALEAIVDLSSQMADEDRNDIRIEAALAKLYGSEMGWLIADELVQIRGGRGFETAASLAARGERAVPAEQMLRDMRINRIFEGSTEIMHLLIAREAVDAHLKVAGDIIDPDKPLSAKARAGANAAGFYARWLPQLVTGAGQLPGTYAEFHPVGHRDLSGHLRYVERSSRKLARSTFYAMSRWQGRMETKQGFLGRIVDIGAELFAMSAACVRAEHLRGTEEHGREAYQLADAFCRQARIRVEELFARLWSNTDDLDRRVVDGVLSGTYTWLEEGVVDPSGEGPWIADATPGPSVRENQYRPVR; via the coding sequence ATGTCCGCACCACACAACACCCCTCGGGCCCCCGGGGCGCCCAAGGTCACCGAACGCGAGGCGCGTCGGGTCGCCGAGGCCGCCCGGGAGCAGGACTGGCGCAAGCCCAGCTTCGCCAAGGAGCTGTTCCTGGGGCGCTTCCGCCTCGACCTGATCCATCCGCACCCCCTGCCGCCGCCCGACGACATCCGGCGCGGCGAGGAGTTCCTGGCGCGGCTGCGCACCTTCTGCGAGACGCACGTGGACAGCGCGCGGATCGAACGCGAGGCGAAGATCCCCGACGAGGTGATCGCCGGTCTCAAGGAGCTCGGCGCCCTCGGCATGAAGATCGAGACCAGGTACGGCGGGCTCGGCCTCACCCAGGTGTACTACAACAAGGCGCTCGCCCTGGCCGGCTCGGCCAGCCCCGCGATCGGCGCGCTGCTCTCCGCGCATCAGTCGATCGGCGTACCACAGCCCCTGAAGATCTTCGGCACCCAGGAGCAGAAGGACGTCTACCTGCCCCGGCTGGCCACCACCGACATCTCCGCCTTCCTGCTGACCGAGCCGGACGTCGGCTCCGACCCGGCCCGCCTCGCCACCTCCGCGGTGCCCGACGGGCCGGACTACGTCCTCGACGGTGTGAAGCTCTGGACCACCAACGGCGTCGTCGCCGACCTCCTCGTCGTCATGGCCAGGGTCCCCGCCTCCGAGGGCCACCCCGGCGGCATCACCGCGTTCGTCGTCGAGGCCGACGCCCCCGGCGTGACCGTGGAGCACCGCAACGCCTTCATGGGCCTGCGCGGCATCGAGAACGGCGTCACCCGTTTCCACCAGGTGCGGGTGCCCGGAGCCTGCCGGATCGGGCCGGAGGGGGCCGGTCTGAAGATCGCCCTGACCACGCTCAACACCGGCCGCCTCTCGCTGCCCGCGATGTGCGTGGGCGTGGGCAAGTGGTCGCTGAAGATCGCCCGCGAATGGTCCGCCGTACGTGAGCAGTGGGGCCGGCCCGTCGCCCGGCACGAGGCGGTCGGCGCGAAGGTCTCGTTCATCGCGGCCACCACCTTCGCCCTGGAAGCCATCGTCGACCTCTCCTCGCAGATGGCCGACGAGGACCGCAACGACATCCGCATCGAGGCCGCCCTCGCCAAGCTCTACGGCTCCGAGATGGGCTGGCTGATCGCCGACGAACTGGTCCAGATCCGCGGCGGCCGGGGCTTCGAGACCGCCGCGTCGCTGGCCGCCCGCGGCGAACGGGCCGTGCCCGCCGAGCAGATGCTCCGGGACATGCGGATCAACCGGATCTTCGAGGGCTCCACCGAGATCATGCACCTGCTGATCGCCCGCGAGGCCGTCGACGCCCACCTCAAGGTCGCGGGGGACATCATCGACCCCGACAAGCCGCTCTCCGCCAAGGCCAGGGCGGGTGCGAACGCCGCCGGGTTCTACGCCCGCTGGCTGCCCCAGCTGGTCACGGGAGCCGGGCAGCTCCCGGGTACGTACGCCGAGTTCCATCCCGTTGGCCACCGCGATCTCTCCGGGCACCTACGGTACGTCGAGCGGTCGTCGCGCAAACTCGCCCGGTCCACGTTCTACGCCATGTCCCGCTGGCAGGGGCGGATGGAGACGAAGCAGGGCTTCCTCGGCCGGATCGTCGACATCGGGGCGGAACTCTTCGCGATGAGCGCCGCCTGCGTCCGCGCCGAGCACCTGCGTGGGACGGAAGAGCACGGCCGCGAGGCCTACCAGCTCGCGGACGCCTTCTGCCGGCAGGCCCGCATCCGGGTCGAGGAGCTGTTCGCCCGTCTGTGGTCCAACACCGACGACCTCGACCGCCGCGTCGTCGACGGCGTCCTGTCGGGGACGTACACCTGGCTGGAGGAGGGCGTCGTCGACCCCAGTGGTGAGGGCCCCTGGATCGCGGACGCCACCCCCGGGCCCTCCGTCCGGGAGAACCAGTACCGCCCGGTGCGCTGA
- the dxr gene encoding 1-deoxy-D-xylulose-5-phosphate reductoisomerase, which produces MSDSPAPLADPHLVFDAADGRRDLVILGSTGSIGTQAIDLVLRNPDRFRVTALSAAGGRVALLAEQARRLRVDTVAVAAEDAVPALRAALRERYGAGEPLPEILAGPDAATTLAASACHTVLNGITGSIGLAPTLAALKAGRTLALANKESLIVGGPLVKAIAAPGQIIPVDSEHAALFQALAAGTRADVRRLVVTASGGPFRGRTREELADVTREQALAHPTWAMGPVITINSATLVNKGLEVIEAHLLYDIPFDRIEVVVHPQSYVHSMVEFSDGSTLAQATPPDMGGPIAIGLGWPQRVPDAAPAFDWTKASSWEFFPLDTEAFPSVGLARHVGELGGTAPAVFNAANEECVDAFLAGQLPFNGIMDTVTAVVSEHGAPAPGTPLSVADVLEAETWARARARELSAEVTAEARA; this is translated from the coding sequence ATGAGCGACAGCCCCGCCCCCCTCGCCGATCCGCATCTCGTCTTCGACGCCGCGGACGGCCGCCGGGATCTCGTGATCCTCGGCTCCACCGGGTCCATCGGTACCCAGGCCATCGACCTGGTCCTGCGCAACCCCGACCGCTTCCGGGTCACGGCGCTCTCGGCCGCCGGCGGCCGGGTCGCCCTGCTGGCCGAGCAGGCCCGCCGGCTGCGGGTCGACACGGTCGCCGTCGCCGCCGAGGACGCGGTCCCCGCCCTGCGCGCGGCGCTGCGGGAACGGTACGGGGCCGGCGAGCCGCTCCCCGAGATCCTGGCCGGGCCCGACGCGGCCACCACCCTCGCCGCGAGCGCCTGCCACACCGTGCTCAACGGCATCACCGGGTCCATCGGGCTCGCCCCGACCCTGGCCGCGCTGAAGGCGGGCCGCACGCTCGCCCTCGCCAACAAGGAGTCGCTGATCGTCGGCGGCCCGCTGGTGAAGGCGATCGCCGCCCCCGGCCAGATCATCCCCGTCGACTCCGAGCACGCCGCGCTCTTCCAGGCGCTGGCCGCGGGCACCCGCGCCGACGTCCGCAGGCTCGTCGTCACCGCCTCCGGCGGACCCTTCCGGGGCCGTACGCGCGAGGAGCTGGCCGACGTCACCCGGGAGCAGGCGCTCGCCCACCCGACCTGGGCGATGGGTCCGGTCATCACCATCAACTCCGCGACCCTGGTCAACAAGGGCCTGGAGGTCATCGAGGCGCACCTCCTCTACGACATCCCGTTCGACCGGATCGAAGTGGTGGTCCACCCGCAGTCCTACGTGCACTCCATGGTCGAGTTCAGCGACGGCTCCACGCTCGCCCAGGCCACCCCGCCGGACATGGGCGGCCCCATCGCGATCGGGCTCGGCTGGCCCCAGCGCGTCCCGGACGCCGCCCCCGCCTTCGACTGGACGAAGGCCTCCAGCTGGGAGTTCTTCCCGCTGGACACCGAGGCCTTCCCCTCGGTCGGCCTCGCCCGCCACGTCGGCGAGCTCGGAGGCACCGCGCCGGCCGTCTTCAACGCGGCGAACGAGGAGTGCGTGGACGCTTTCCTCGCCGGACAGCTGCCCTTCAACGGAATCATGGATACGGTCACCGCTGTGGTGTCCGAACACGGCGCCCCCGCCCCGGGAACCCCGCTCAGCGTCGCGGACGTCCTCGAAGCGGAAACGTGGGCCCGCGCACGGGCCCGGGAACTCTCGGCGGAAGTGACAGCGGAGGCGCGCGCATGA
- a CDS encoding M50 family metallopeptidase, translated as MSLTSVLLTVVGIAVFVVGLLFSIAWHELGHLSTAKMFGIRVPQYMVGFGPTIWSKKKGETEYGIKAIPAGGYIRMIGMFPPGPDGRLEARSTSPWRGMIEDARSAAFEELEPGDEKRLFYTRKPWKRVIVMFAGPFMNLILAVAIFMGVAMTFGFQTQTTEVAGVQQCVISQSDKRETCKDGDPVSPAKAAGLQEGDRIVAFDGKKVDDWATLSDRIRQTIGPATLVVERDGKEVTLDAVLRENAVAKKDGNGQVVPDQFVKAGYLGFAARTEIVPLSFVDSTVRMGDMIENGVDSIIALPSKIPALWDAAFSDGQRADDSPVGVVGAARIGGEVMNLDIPAQNQVAMMLFLLAGFNLSLFLFNMLPLLPLDGGHIAGALWESLRRNVAKVFRRPDPGPFDVARLMPVAYVVAGLFICFTLLVLVADIVNPVKIS; from the coding sequence ATGAGTCTGACCTCGGTCCTGCTGACGGTCGTGGGGATCGCCGTCTTCGTCGTGGGCCTGCTCTTCTCCATCGCCTGGCACGAGCTGGGCCACCTCTCCACGGCCAAGATGTTCGGCATCCGGGTCCCGCAGTACATGGTCGGCTTCGGCCCGACGATCTGGTCGAAGAAGAAGGGCGAAACGGAGTACGGCATCAAGGCCATCCCGGCCGGCGGCTACATCCGCATGATCGGGATGTTCCCGCCAGGACCCGACGGCCGCCTCGAAGCCCGCTCCACCTCACCGTGGCGGGGCATGATCGAGGACGCCCGCTCCGCCGCCTTCGAGGAGCTGGAGCCGGGCGACGAGAAGCGGCTCTTCTACACGCGCAAGCCGTGGAAGCGCGTCATCGTGATGTTCGCGGGCCCCTTCATGAACCTGATTCTCGCGGTCGCCATCTTCATGGGCGTCGCGATGACCTTCGGCTTCCAGACGCAGACCACGGAGGTCGCCGGCGTCCAGCAGTGCGTCATCTCGCAGAGCGACAAGCGCGAGACCTGCAAGGACGGCGACCCGGTCTCGCCCGCCAAGGCCGCCGGACTCCAGGAGGGCGACAGGATCGTCGCCTTCGACGGGAAGAAGGTCGACGACTGGGCGACGCTCTCGGACCGCATCCGGCAGACCATCGGCCCCGCCACCCTCGTCGTCGAGCGCGACGGCAAGGAAGTGACCCTCGACGCCGTCCTGCGCGAGAACGCCGTCGCGAAGAAGGACGGCAACGGCCAGGTCGTCCCGGACCAGTTCGTCAAGGCGGGCTACCTGGGCTTCGCCGCGCGCACCGAGATCGTGCCGCTCTCCTTCGTCGACTCCACCGTCCGCATGGGCGACATGATCGAGAACGGCGTCGACTCGATCATCGCCCTGCCGTCCAAGATCCCGGCCCTCTGGGACGCCGCCTTCAGCGACGGCCAACGGGCCGACGACTCGCCGGTCGGCGTCGTGGGCGCGGCCCGGATCGGCGGCGAGGTGATGAACCTCGACATCCCGGCGCAGAACCAGGTCGCGATGATGCTGTTCCTGCTCGCGGGCTTCAACCTCTCGCTGTTCCTGTTCAACATGCTGCCGCTGCTCCCGCTGGACGGCGGGCACATCGCGGGCGCGCTCTGGGAGTCCCTCCGGCGCAATGTGGCCAAGGTCTTCCGCCGCCCCGACCCGGGCCCCTTCGACGTGGCCCGGCTGATGCCGGTCGCCTACGTGGTCGCCGGACTCTTCATCTGCTTCACGCTGCTGGTCCTGGTGGCCGACATCGTGAACCCCGTCAAGATCTCCTGA
- the ispG gene encoding flavodoxin-dependent (E)-4-hydroxy-3-methylbut-2-enyl-diphosphate synthase, with product MTAISLGMPAVPTKLADRRVSRQIQVGSVAVGGDAPVSVQSMTTTRTSDIGATLQQIAELTASGCQIVRVACPTQDDADALATIARKSQIPVIADIHFQPKYVFAAIDAGCAAVRVNPGNIKQFDDKVKEIAKAAAETRTPIRIGVNAGSLDARLLKKYGKATPEALVESALWEASLFEEHGFGDIKISVKHNDPVVMVNAYRQLAAQSDYPLHLGVTEAGPAFQGTIKSAVAFGALLSEGIGDTIRVSLSAPPAEEVKVGLQILEALNLKQRRLEIVSCPSCGRAQVDVYKLADQVSAGLEGMEVPLRVAVMGCVVNGPGEAREADLGVASGNGKGQIFVKGEVIKTVPESKIVETLIEEAMKIAEQMEKDGITSGEPEVSIS from the coding sequence ATGACTGCGATTTCTCTCGGAATGCCGGCCGTTCCGACCAAGCTCGCCGACCGACGGGTCAGCCGACAGATCCAGGTCGGCTCGGTCGCGGTCGGCGGCGACGCGCCCGTCTCCGTGCAGTCGATGACGACGACACGCACGTCCGACATCGGCGCCACGCTCCAGCAGATCGCCGAGCTGACGGCGTCCGGCTGCCAGATCGTCCGTGTCGCGTGCCCGACGCAGGACGACGCCGACGCGCTCGCCACGATCGCCCGGAAGTCGCAGATCCCGGTGATCGCCGACATCCACTTCCAGCCGAAGTACGTCTTCGCCGCGATCGACGCCGGCTGCGCCGCGGTCCGGGTCAACCCGGGCAACATCAAGCAGTTCGACGACAAGGTCAAGGAGATCGCGAAGGCGGCCGCCGAGACCCGCACCCCGATCCGGATCGGCGTCAACGCCGGCTCCCTGGACGCGCGGCTCCTGAAGAAGTACGGCAAGGCCACCCCCGAGGCCCTCGTCGAGTCCGCGCTGTGGGAGGCGTCCCTCTTCGAGGAGCACGGCTTCGGCGACATCAAGATCTCGGTCAAGCACAACGACCCGGTCGTGATGGTCAACGCCTACCGCCAGCTCGCCGCCCAGAGCGACTACCCGCTGCACCTCGGCGTCACCGAGGCCGGACCGGCGTTCCAGGGGACCATCAAGTCGGCCGTCGCGTTCGGCGCGCTCCTCTCCGAGGGCATCGGCGACACCATCCGCGTCTCCCTCTCGGCCCCGCCGGCCGAGGAGGTCAAGGTCGGCCTGCAGATCCTGGAGGCGCTCAACCTCAAGCAGCGCCGTCTGGAGATCGTCTCCTGCCCGTCCTGCGGCCGCGCCCAGGTCGACGTCTACAAGCTCGCCGACCAGGTCAGCGCCGGTCTGGAGGGCATGGAGGTCCCGCTCCGCGTCGCGGTCATGGGCTGCGTCGTCAACGGCCCCGGCGAGGCCCGCGAAGCCGACCTCGGCGTCGCCTCCGGCAACGGCAAGGGCCAGATCTTCGTGAAGGGCGAGGTCATCAAGACCGTCCCCGAGTCGAAGATCGTCGAGACCCTCATCGAAGAGGCCATGAAGATCGCCGAACAGATGGAGAAGGACGGCATCACGTCCGGCGAACCCGAGGTCTCCATCAGCTGA
- a CDS encoding GNAT family N-acetyltransferase, with protein sequence MLTQTTTRVLEPSDLQAALAILESQPVANAFVTSRVQVAGLDPWRLGGEMWGWYADGMLRSLCYSGANLVPICAGPEAVRAFADRARRAGRRCSSIVGPAEPTTQLWRLLEPSWGPAREVRANQPLMVTESLSADVTPDPLVRRIRKDETEVLMPACVAMFTEEVGISPLAGDGGLLYQARVAELIGAGRSFARIDDGKVVFKAEIGAATPQACQIQGVWVAPEHRGKGLSESGMAAVLRYALADVAPVVSLYVNDYNTPARKAYRRVGFREVGAFMSVLF encoded by the coding sequence GTGTTGACGCAGACCACCACCCGGGTCCTCGAACCCAGCGACCTCCAGGCAGCGCTCGCCATCCTGGAGAGCCAGCCCGTGGCCAACGCCTTCGTGACGTCCCGCGTGCAGGTCGCGGGGCTCGACCCCTGGCGCCTCGGCGGCGAGATGTGGGGCTGGTACGCCGACGGCATGCTCCGCTCCCTGTGCTACTCCGGCGCCAACCTCGTCCCCATCTGCGCCGGACCCGAGGCCGTCCGTGCCTTCGCCGACCGGGCCCGCAGGGCCGGCCGCCGCTGCTCCTCCATCGTCGGCCCCGCCGAACCCACCACCCAGCTCTGGCGGCTCCTCGAACCCAGCTGGGGGCCCGCCCGGGAGGTCCGCGCCAACCAGCCCCTCATGGTCACCGAGAGCCTCTCCGCCGACGTCACGCCCGACCCGCTCGTCCGCCGCATCCGCAAGGACGAGACCGAGGTGCTGATGCCGGCCTGCGTGGCGATGTTCACCGAGGAGGTCGGCATCTCCCCGCTCGCCGGCGACGGCGGACTGCTCTACCAGGCCCGCGTCGCCGAACTCATCGGCGCCGGCCGCTCCTTCGCCCGCATCGACGACGGCAAGGTCGTCTTCAAGGCGGAGATCGGCGCGGCCACCCCGCAGGCCTGCCAGATCCAGGGCGTCTGGGTCGCCCCCGAACACCGGGGCAAGGGCCTCTCCGAATCGGGCATGGCCGCCGTCCTGCGCTACGCCCTGGCCGACGTCGCCCCCGTCGTCAGCCTGTACGTGAACGACTACAACACCCCCGCCCGCAAGGCCTACCGCCGTGTCGGCTTCCGCGAGGTCGGCGCGTTCATGAGCGTCCTGTTCTGA
- a CDS encoding GNAT family N-acetyltransferase produces the protein MAAAVPEEGSAAPDAEIGPVDLAARVDEALLVQAAAFGLSQDEIDVRRHIVLRHLEHPHARALGAIAPDGRLVGFVYGLPNDRAQWWSTVVEPCLRATGSDGWLDDSFVITELHVHPDHQQRGIGRTLITAITDAAGLPRSILSAIDKDSPARTLYRSLGYRDLARQVVFPSAPQPYAVMGASLPLLRARPGV, from the coding sequence ATGGCAGCAGCAGTCCCCGAAGAAGGTTCCGCGGCCCCCGACGCCGAGATCGGCCCCGTCGACCTGGCCGCCCGCGTCGACGAAGCCCTGCTCGTCCAGGCGGCGGCCTTCGGACTGAGCCAGGACGAGATCGACGTACGCCGTCACATCGTCCTCAGACACCTGGAACACCCCCACGCCCGCGCCCTCGGCGCCATCGCCCCCGACGGACGGCTCGTCGGCTTCGTCTACGGGCTGCCCAACGACCGCGCCCAGTGGTGGTCAACCGTCGTCGAGCCCTGTCTGCGGGCCACCGGCTCCGACGGCTGGCTCGACGACTCCTTCGTCATCACCGAACTCCACGTCCACCCGGACCACCAGCAGCGCGGCATCGGCCGCACCCTGATCACCGCCATCACGGACGCCGCCGGCCTTCCCCGGTCGATCCTCTCGGCGATCGACAAGGACAGCCCGGCCCGCACCCTGTACCGCTCCCTCGGCTACCGCGATCTGGCCCGCCAGGTCGTCTTCCCGAGCGCCCCGCAGCCGTACGCGGTCATGGGCGCGAGCCTGCCGCTGCTGCGCGCGAGGCCCGGGGTCTGA
- a CDS encoding proline--tRNA ligase: MAQVQRMSRLMVKTLRDDPADAETLSHKLLVRAGYVRRNAAGIWSWLPLGKKVLDNISNVVREEMDAIGAQEVLLPALLPKEPYEASGRWEEYGDLLFRLKDRKGGDYLLGPTHEEIFTQTVKDQCTSYKDLPVMLYQIQTKYRDEARPRSGVLRGREFQMKDSYSFDTTDEGLAHSYALHRAAYIKIFERLGLDHRVVSAVSGAMGGSASEEFLAPAAAGEDTFADCPNCDYAANTEAVTFALAPVGGAAHGAVEELDTPDTPTIETLAAHLGVPASATLKNLLVKVDGEIVAVGVPGHREVDLGKLGEQLAPAVVELVTAEDFVGRDDLVRGYVGPQGLEKVRYLADPRVAPGTSWITGANQEGKHARNVVAGRDFEVDQYLDVVVVEEGDPCPKCGTGLTLDRAIEIGHIFQLGRKYADTFQLDVLGQQGKPVRVTMGSYGIGVSRAVAALAEQSADDKGLCWPREVAPADVHVVAAGKALQTELALDVSEKLNAAGLRVLVDDRPGVSPGVKFTDSELIGVPKILVAGRRSADGVLELKDRRTGEREELTVDEAIARLTADLA, from the coding sequence ATGGCCCAGGTCCAGCGCATGTCCCGATTGATGGTCAAGACACTGCGCGACGACCCGGCGGACGCCGAGACGCTCAGCCACAAGCTGCTGGTCCGCGCCGGGTACGTCCGCCGCAACGCGGCCGGCATCTGGTCCTGGCTGCCGCTCGGCAAGAAGGTCCTGGACAACATCTCGAACGTGGTCCGCGAGGAGATGGACGCCATCGGCGCCCAGGAGGTCCTGCTGCCCGCCCTGCTGCCCAAGGAGCCCTACGAGGCGTCCGGCCGCTGGGAGGAGTACGGCGACCTGCTCTTCCGCCTCAAGGACCGCAAGGGCGGCGACTACCTCCTCGGCCCGACCCACGAGGAGATCTTCACCCAGACCGTCAAGGACCAGTGCACGTCCTACAAGGACCTGCCGGTGATGCTCTACCAGATCCAGACGAAGTACCGCGACGAGGCCCGCCCCCGCTCCGGCGTGCTCCGCGGCCGCGAGTTCCAGATGAAGGACTCGTACAGCTTCGACACCACCGACGAGGGCCTCGCGCACTCCTACGCCCTGCACCGGGCCGCGTACATCAAGATCTTCGAGCGTCTCGGCCTGGACCACCGCGTCGTCTCCGCCGTCTCCGGCGCGATGGGCGGCTCCGCCTCCGAGGAGTTCCTCGCCCCCGCCGCCGCCGGCGAGGACACCTTCGCGGACTGCCCGAACTGCGACTACGCCGCCAACACCGAGGCCGTGACCTTCGCCCTCGCCCCGGTCGGCGGCGCGGCGCACGGCGCGGTCGAGGAGCTGGACACCCCCGACACCCCGACCATCGAGACGCTCGCCGCGCACCTGGGCGTCCCCGCCTCCGCCACCCTGAAGAACCTGCTGGTCAAGGTGGACGGCGAGATCGTGGCCGTCGGCGTCCCCGGCCACCGCGAGGTCGACCTCGGCAAGCTCGGCGAGCAGCTCGCCCCCGCCGTCGTCGAGCTGGTCACCGCCGAGGACTTCGTCGGCCGCGACGACCTCGTACGCGGCTACGTCGGCCCCCAGGGCCTGGAGAAGGTCCGCTACCTCGCCGACCCCCGCGTCGCCCCCGGCACCTCCTGGATCACCGGCGCCAACCAGGAGGGCAAGCACGCGAGGAACGTCGTCGCGGGCCGCGACTTCGAGGTCGACCAGTACCTCGACGTCGTCGTGGTCGAGGAGGGCGACCCCTGCCCGAAGTGCGGCACCGGCCTCACCCTGGACCGCGCCATCGAGATCGGCCACATCTTCCAGCTCGGCCGCAAGTACGCCGACACCTTCCAGCTCGACGTGCTCGGCCAGCAGGGCAAGCCCGTCCGGGTCACCATGGGCTCGTACGGCATCGGCGTCTCCCGCGCCGTGGCGGCCCTCGCCGAGCAGTCCGCCGACGACAAGGGCCTGTGCTGGCCCCGCGAGGTCGCCCCGGCCGACGTCCACGTCGTGGCCGCGGGCAAGGCCCTCCAGACGGAGCTGGCCCTCGATGTCTCGGAGAAGCTCAACGCGGCGGGCCTGCGGGTCCTGGTCGACGACCGCCCCGGCGTCTCGCCCGGGGTGAAGTTCACCGACTCCGAGCTGATCGGCGTGCCCAAGATCCTGGTCGCCGGCCGCCGCTCCGCCGACGGCGTCCTGGAGCTGAAGGACCGCCGCACCGGCGAGCGCGAGGAGCTGACCGTCGACGAGGCGATCGCCCGCCTGACGGCCGACCTGGCCTGA